In Bacillota bacterium, a genomic segment contains:
- a CDS encoding TIGR00366 family protein yields the protein MAGGARRPPGGGAVAAGGLPLPGGERAGALVEFGMRLADWAERWFPDALVFALAAIVVVFAAGLAVGSTPAELVKDFGDGFWGLIPFTMQMTMIIVGGYVVASSPPVRRLIAWLAELPKRPRGAVAFVAFFAAFTSLISWGFSLIFSGLLV from the coding sequence GGTGGCGGCGGGCGGTCTGCCGCTCCCGGGCGGGGAGCGGGCGGGGGCGCTGGTGGAGTTCGGCATGCGCCTGGCCGACTGGGCCGAGCGCTGGTTCCCCGACGCGCTGGTCTTCGCCCTGGCGGCCATCGTGGTCGTCTTCGCGGCGGGGCTGGCGGTGGGCAGCACCCCGGCGGAGCTGGTCAAGGACTTCGGCGACGGCTTCTGGGGCCTCATCCCTTTCACCATGCAGATGACCATGATCATCGTCGGCGGCTACGTGGTGGCCAGCTCGCCGCCGGTCCGCCGGCTGATCGCCTGGCTGGCGGAGCTGCCGAAGCGGCCCCGCGGCGCCGTGGCCTTCGTCGCCTTCTTCGCCGCCTTCACCTCGCTGATCAGCTGGGGCTTCAGCCTCATTTTCTCGGGGCTGCTGGT